From Salinibacter grassmerensis, the proteins below share one genomic window:
- a CDS encoding GNAT family N-acetyltransferase codes for MNELALDDDFVLSSVERRDRAAVVRHLQEKEIWKNTLYIPWPYTKDDADAWIEGRIQHRAEQPKETTFALRRADGQLVGVVGADDLNVGASHRARIGYWLAKPYWGRGLMTKAVARYVDYAFAKLDVVRITAEVFDWNEASARVLQKAGFTQEGRLRKHREKDGTLVDVRYFGLLRSDLDSACD; via the coding sequence ATGAACGAACTGGCCCTCGATGACGACTTCGTCCTCTCCAGCGTGGAGCGGCGGGACAGGGCGGCGGTGGTCAGGCACCTGCAGGAGAAAGAGATCTGGAAGAACACCCTCTACATCCCGTGGCCCTACACCAAAGACGACGCCGACGCCTGGATTGAGGGCCGGATCCAGCACCGGGCCGAACAGCCCAAAGAGACAACCTTCGCTCTTCGCCGGGCCGACGGACAACTCGTCGGCGTGGTGGGCGCCGATGACCTCAACGTCGGGGCCTCTCACCGCGCCCGGATCGGCTACTGGCTCGCGAAGCCCTACTGGGGACGGGGCCTGATGACCAAGGCAGTTGCGCGGTACGTCGACTACGCCTTTGCGAAGCTGGACGTGGTGCGGATCACGGCAGAGGTCTTCGACTGGAACGAAGCGTCGGCCCGGGTTCTGCAGAAGGCCGGGTTCACGCAGGAGGGCCGCCTGCGCAAGCACCGCGAGAAAGACGGCACCCTGGTGGATGTGCGCTACTTTGGCCTGCTGCGCTCGGATCTCGACAGCGCCTGCGACTGA
- the lipA gene encoding lipoyl synthase → MSTTETRDPETSESQPTMPGETDLGAVEPDPIGPSGDGDPGFVELPVVENTNKNKRGERPEWLRVSLPQGESYKEVRETVDDHDLHTVCESANCPNMGECWSRGTATFMILGDVCTRSCGFCAVKTGQPQDGLDWDEPRRVADAVGKMDLEHAVITSVNRDEREDGGAPIFAEVIERIHNQGATCEVLTPDFRGMRDPCETVFEAEPDIFNHNVETVPSLYRRVRPQANYERSLKVLRWAKEENLRTKSGIMVGLGESKEEVLEIMDDFVEIGLDVMTIGQYMQPTDHHLPVEEWVEPEVFEWYKEVGEDKGIEHVESSPLTRSSYHAEEHV, encoded by the coding sequence ATGTCCACCACCGAGACCCGCGATCCGGAGACCTCCGAGAGCCAGCCTACGATGCCCGGCGAAACGGACTTGGGAGCCGTAGAACCCGACCCCATTGGCCCGTCGGGCGACGGCGATCCCGGGTTCGTCGAACTGCCCGTCGTCGAGAACACGAACAAAAACAAACGGGGCGAGCGCCCGGAATGGCTCCGCGTATCCCTCCCGCAGGGCGAATCGTACAAAGAGGTCCGCGAGACCGTGGACGACCACGACCTGCACACGGTCTGCGAGAGCGCCAACTGCCCCAACATGGGGGAGTGCTGGAGCCGCGGCACGGCGACCTTCATGATCCTGGGCGACGTGTGCACCCGCTCCTGCGGCTTCTGCGCCGTTAAGACGGGACAGCCGCAGGACGGCCTCGACTGGGACGAGCCGCGCCGCGTGGCCGACGCCGTCGGCAAGATGGACCTCGAGCACGCCGTCATTACCAGCGTAAACCGGGATGAGCGGGAGGACGGGGGCGCGCCCATCTTTGCGGAGGTCATCGAGCGCATCCACAACCAAGGCGCTACCTGCGAGGTCCTCACGCCCGACTTTCGCGGCATGCGGGATCCCTGTGAGACGGTCTTTGAGGCGGAGCCGGACATCTTCAACCACAATGTGGAGACGGTGCCCAGCCTTTACCGCCGTGTCCGTCCTCAGGCCAATTACGAGCGCTCTCTGAAGGTCCTCCGGTGGGCCAAGGAGGAAAACCTGCGCACGAAGAGTGGCATCATGGTGGGCCTCGGCGAGTCGAAAGAAGAGGTGCTGGAGATCATGGATGACTTCGTCGAGATTGGCCTCGACGTGATGACAATCGGCCAGTACATGCAGCCGACCGACCATCACCTCCCCGTCGAGGAGTGGGTCGAGCCCGAGGTATTCGAGTGGTATAAGGAGGTCGGGGAAGACAAGGGCATCGAGCACGTCGAAAGCAGTCCGCTGACGCGTTCGTCCTATCACGCTGAGGAGCACGTATAA